The sequence GATCATCACCGCCTGGTCGACGCCGGCGGCGGCCTTCCTCGTCGCGGCGCTGGCAACGACGCCCTATCCGCAAGCCATCGGCGCCTACATGATCTCGGCCGCGGCCTTCGTCGTGCTCGGGCTTTCGGGCTGCTTCGAGAAGGTCATCCGGCTGATCCCGCCGGGCATCGCCTCGGGCCTGCTCGCCGGCATCCTGCTGCAATTCGGCATCGGCGCCTTCGGCGGGGCGAATGTCGATCCGCTGCTGGTGGGTCTGCTGGTCGTCGCCTATGTGGTGCTGAAGCGCTTTTCCGCCCGCTATGCCGTGGTCGGCATCCTCGCCCTGGGGCTGGTCTTCCTGCTGACGCAGGGCCGGGTCGACCTGTCGGGGCTGAGGCTGGAGCTCGCAGCGCCCGTCTTCACCATGCCGGAATTCTCGCTGAACGCGCTGCTTTCGGTCGCGCTGCCGCTGTTCCTCATCACCTTGAGCGGCCAGTACATGCCGGGCATGCTGGTGCTGCGCAACGACGGCTTCAAGACCAGCGCCAACCCCATCGTCACCGTGACCGGGCTCGGCTCGCTCCTCATGGCCCCCTTCGGCTCGCATGCCTTCAACATCGCGGCGATCACGGCGGCGATCGCCACCGGCCGGGAAGCCCATGAGGACCCGGCCAAGCGGTGGATCGCCGGTATCGCGGCCGGCTGCTTCTATGTGCTGGTCGGCGTGTTCGGCGTGACGCTCGCCGCCGTCTTCATGGCCTTTCCGGCGAGCTTCATCACGACCCTTGCCGGCCTGGCGCTGCTCGGCACCATCGGCGGCAGCCTGGCCGGTGCGATGGCCGACCCGGCCTCGCGCGAGGCGGCGCTGATCACCTTCCTCGCTTCGGCGGCGAACATCACGCTGCTCGGCATCGGCGGGGCGTTCTGGGGTCTGGTGATCGGTCTTGTCGCCCACCTCGTCCTCAACGGCCGCCTGCCGCGCCGCGAAGGGGCGGGCCTCGCCGTGGGCAAGGGCGCTGCGAAGTGAGAAGGGCGGCCCGCGCCGGATGCG comes from Stappia sp. 28M-7 and encodes:
- a CDS encoding benzoate/H(+) symporter BenE family transporter, whose product is MSSRISPSSLRLSDLTHPVVAGLISVIVNYGGTFILVFQAAKVAGLSPELTASWVWSVSIGVGLTGLFLSWRYREPIITAWSTPAAAFLVAALATTPYPQAIGAYMISAAAFVVLGLSGCFEKVIRLIPPGIASGLLAGILLQFGIGAFGGANVDPLLVGLLVVAYVVLKRFSARYAVVGILALGLVFLLTQGRVDLSGLRLELAAPVFTMPEFSLNALLSVALPLFLITLSGQYMPGMLVLRNDGFKTSANPIVTVTGLGSLLMAPFGSHAFNIAAITAAIATGREAHEDPAKRWIAGIAAGCFYVLVGVFGVTLAAVFMAFPASFITTLAGLALLGTIGGSLAGAMADPASREAALITFLASAANITLLGIGGAFWGLVIGLVAHLVLNGRLPRREGAGLAVGKGAAK